From one Catenuloplanes nepalensis genomic stretch:
- a CDS encoding polyprenyl synthetase family protein encodes MTADVVANAGALRERCETALADWLDRQRPDWPDPAVFDMMRRFVLHGGKRLRPMFCYWGWRGAGGDDGPEIVSAAAALELFHAFALIHDDIMDGSDLRRGEPSVHRRLADEHHRRGWRGSSGAYGAGAALLVGDLLAAWADELFAVADRDRRGAALFARMRTEVIAGQYLDLRAGAGAGTVADALTVVRMKAARYTVTRPLQIGAALAGAGDDLLAAYRAFGDPLGDAFQLRDDILGVFGDPAITGKPALDDLREGKQTVMLALARDHATPAQAAQLDRLVGDPLLDEPAAATLRQILIDTGALTRTERMIHIRAEAAHAALAAAPITPESAAALTELATRTIHRLS; translated from the coding sequence ATGACGGCCGACGTCGTCGCGAACGCCGGCGCGCTGCGGGAACGCTGCGAGACCGCGCTGGCGGACTGGCTGGACCGGCAGCGCCCGGACTGGCCGGACCCGGCCGTGTTCGACATGATGCGCCGGTTCGTGCTGCACGGCGGCAAGCGGCTGCGCCCGATGTTCTGCTACTGGGGCTGGCGCGGTGCGGGCGGCGACGACGGCCCGGAGATCGTGTCCGCCGCGGCCGCGCTGGAACTGTTCCACGCGTTCGCGCTGATCCACGACGACATCATGGACGGCAGTGACCTGCGCCGCGGCGAGCCGTCCGTGCACCGCCGGCTCGCCGACGAGCATCACCGGCGCGGCTGGCGCGGCTCCTCCGGTGCCTATGGCGCCGGTGCCGCGCTGCTCGTCGGCGACCTGCTGGCCGCATGGGCCGACGAACTGTTCGCCGTGGCCGACCGGGACCGGCGCGGCGCCGCGCTGTTCGCCCGCATGCGCACCGAGGTGATCGCCGGGCAGTACCTCGACCTGCGCGCCGGCGCCGGCGCCGGCACGGTCGCGGACGCGCTCACCGTGGTCCGGATGAAGGCCGCCCGCTACACCGTCACCCGCCCGTTGCAGATCGGCGCCGCGCTGGCCGGTGCCGGCGATGACCTGCTCGCCGCCTACCGTGCGTTCGGCGACCCACTCGGCGACGCGTTCCAGCTCCGCGACGACATCCTGGGCGTGTTCGGCGACCCCGCGATCACCGGCAAACCCGCGCTCGACGACCTCCGCGAGGGCAAGCAGACGGTGATGCTCGCGCTCGCCCGCGACCACGCCACCCCGGCCCAGGCCGCACAACTCGACCGCCTGGTCGGCGACCCGCTCCTCGACGAGCCCGCCGCCGCCACGCTCCGCCAGATCCTCATCGACACCGGCGCCCTCACCCGCACCGAACGCATGATCCACATCCGCGCCGAGGCCGCCCACGCCGCCCTCGCCGCCGCCCCCATCACCCCCGAGTCCGCCGCCGCCCTCACCGAACTCGCCACCCGCACCATCCACCGCCTTTCATAA
- a CDS encoding alkaline phosphatase family protein, with the protein MTTPLLVLDVVGLTPRLLAHMPRLSAIGFQAELGTVLPAVTCSAQSTFLTGLMPSEHGIVGNGWYFRDLGEVFLWRQHNRLVQGEKLWDAARAARPGYTVANVCWWYAMGADVDWTVTPRPIYYSDGRKEPDCYTSPPDLHDELTARLGEFPLFTYWGPNAGIASSTWICRAAEQIMADHDPDLTLVYVPHLDYDLQRFGPSSPEAAAAARAVDEILAPLLDAAAARNATVVALSEYGITDAHRPVDINRLLRTEGLLHVYTQDGMEYLDPWTSAAFAVADHQIAHVYVRDPASVERVRALCEKLPGVDAVLDKAGKQAHGLDHERAGDLVLIADPDAWFTYYYWLDDARAPDFARAVEIHRKPGYDPAELFFDPANPGAAKMRAAAALLRKKTGFRYLMNPVGLDAGARAVRGSHGRLPAGPQDGPVLICSDPALARERFEAVQVKDLLLRAAGLTHDAVSID; encoded by the coding sequence ATGACCACCCCGCTGCTCGTGCTCGACGTGGTCGGGCTGACCCCGCGCCTGCTCGCCCACATGCCCCGGCTGTCCGCGATCGGCTTCCAGGCCGAGCTGGGCACCGTGCTGCCGGCCGTGACCTGCTCGGCGCAGTCGACGTTCCTGACCGGCCTGATGCCGTCCGAGCACGGGATCGTCGGCAACGGCTGGTACTTCCGTGACCTCGGCGAGGTCTTCCTGTGGCGGCAGCACAACCGACTCGTCCAGGGCGAGAAGCTGTGGGACGCGGCGCGCGCGGCCCGGCCCGGCTACACGGTCGCGAACGTGTGCTGGTGGTACGCGATGGGCGCGGACGTGGACTGGACGGTCACGCCCCGCCCGATCTACTACTCCGACGGCCGCAAGGAACCGGACTGCTACACGTCTCCGCCGGACCTGCACGACGAGCTGACCGCGAGACTCGGCGAGTTCCCGCTGTTCACCTACTGGGGCCCGAACGCCGGGATCGCGTCGTCCACCTGGATCTGCCGTGCCGCCGAGCAGATCATGGCAGACCACGATCCGGACCTGACGCTGGTCTACGTGCCGCACCTAGACTACGACCTGCAACGATTCGGCCCGTCCTCACCGGAGGCGGCCGCGGCTGCCCGCGCGGTGGACGAGATCCTGGCCCCGCTGCTCGATGCGGCCGCGGCCCGAAACGCCACCGTGGTCGCGCTGTCCGAGTACGGGATCACCGACGCGCACCGCCCGGTCGACATCAACCGTCTGCTGCGCACCGAGGGACTTCTCCACGTTTACACGCAGGACGGCATGGAATACCTCGATCCGTGGACCTCCGCCGCGTTCGCCGTCGCCGACCATCAGATCGCGCACGTCTACGTCCGGGACCCGGCTTCGGTGGAGCGCGTGCGCGCGCTGTGCGAGAAGCTGCCCGGCGTCGACGCGGTCCTGGACAAGGCCGGGAAGCAGGCGCACGGCCTCGACCACGAGCGGGCCGGTGACCTCGTGCTGATCGCGGACCCGGACGCCTGGTTCACCTACTACTACTGGCTCGACGACGCCCGTGCCCCCGACTTCGCCCGGGCCGTCGAGATCCACCGTAAGCCCGGCTACGACCCGGCCGAGCTGTTCTTCGACCCGGCGAATCCCGGCGCCGCGAAGATGCGGGCCGCGGCGGCCCTGCTGCGCAAGAAGACCGGCTTCCGCTACCTGATGAACCCGGTCGGCCTGGACGCCGGCGCTCGCGCGGTCCGCGGCTCGCACGGCCGGCTCCCGGCCGGCCCGCAGGACGGCCCGGTGCTGATCTGCTCCGATCCGGCGCTCGCCCGGGAGCGCTTCGAAGCCGTACAGGTGAAGGATCTGCTGTTGCGCGCGGCCGGGCTCACCCATGACGCTGTCTCCATCGACTAG
- the eboE gene encoding metabolite traffic protein EboE gives MRLRHPDGSTVHLGYCTNVHPAEDLPGIVAQFDTYAVPVRERLGVPVLGLGLWLAAPVAAGLAADRMAVHRLRAELSARGLEVVTLNGFPYQAFQAPVVKHAVYYPDWSEPERLRYTLDLAEVLAQLLPEDAARGSISTLPLAWRTPWDAPTRQRCHNSLGALADGLAALERRSGRTVRVAFEPEPGCAIESTAQAADLLSTVDTSRLGVCLDLAHLACAWEDPREALGRLDAAGVPVVKVQVSAALESTDPVADAQVLQGYVEPRFLHQTRSPSGLATDDLDEALSTMDDGPWRVHYHVPLHAEPIPPLRATTGVLTDALREIVSGPAARCDHLDVETYTWGVLPPTRRPSTPDELAGGIAAELAYARDLLTTLGLTHTVEATR, from the coding sequence ATGCGACTGCGGCACCCGGACGGCTCGACCGTCCACCTCGGATACTGCACGAACGTCCACCCGGCCGAGGATCTGCCCGGCATCGTGGCCCAGTTCGACACCTACGCGGTCCCGGTCCGGGAGCGCCTCGGCGTACCCGTGCTGGGTCTCGGATTGTGGCTCGCGGCACCGGTCGCGGCGGGCCTGGCCGCGGACCGGATGGCCGTGCACCGGCTGCGCGCGGAGCTGAGCGCTCGCGGCCTCGAGGTGGTGACGCTGAACGGCTTCCCGTACCAGGCGTTCCAGGCCCCGGTGGTGAAGCACGCGGTCTACTACCCGGACTGGTCCGAGCCGGAGCGCCTGCGGTACACACTGGACCTGGCCGAGGTGCTGGCGCAGCTGTTGCCGGAGGACGCGGCCCGGGGCTCGATCTCCACGCTGCCGCTGGCCTGGCGCACGCCGTGGGACGCGCCGACACGGCAGCGGTGCCACAACAGTCTGGGTGCGCTCGCCGACGGGCTGGCCGCGCTGGAACGGCGCTCCGGCCGTACCGTGCGGGTGGCTTTCGAACCTGAACCGGGCTGTGCCATCGAGTCGACCGCGCAGGCGGCCGACCTACTAAGCACTGTGGACACGTCGCGCCTGGGCGTATGCCTGGACCTGGCACACCTCGCGTGTGCCTGGGAGGACCCGCGCGAAGCCCTGGGCAGGCTGGACGCGGCGGGCGTGCCGGTGGTGAAGGTGCAGGTGTCGGCCGCGCTGGAGAGCACCGACCCGGTCGCGGACGCGCAGGTGCTGCAGGGGTATGTCGAGCCGCGTTTCCTGCACCAGACGCGGTCACCGTCAGGCCTCGCCACCGACGACCTCGACGAGGCGCTGTCCACGATGGATGATGGTCCGTGGCGGGTGCACTACCACGTGCCGCTGCACGCCGAGCCGATCCCGCCGCTGCGGGCGACCACCGGCGTGCTGACCGACGCGTTGCGAGAGATCGTGTCCGGGCCGGCCGCGCGCTGCGACCACCTGGACGTGGAGACCTACACCTGGGGCGTGCTGCCGCCCACGCGACGACCGTCCACACCGGACGAGCTGGCCGGTGGGATCGCGGCCGAGCTGGCGTACGCGCGGGATCTGCTGACGACGCTCGGACTGACGCACACCGTGGAGGCGACCCGATGA
- a CDS encoding TatD family hydrolase gives MRIFDPHIHMTSRTTDDYAAMAAAGIVAVVEPAFWLGQPRTGPGSFADYFDSLVGWEPYRASQFGVRHHATIALNPKEANDPRCRPVLDLVPRYLAKDGVVAVGEIGYDSMTADEDDAFTRQLAMAVEAGLPALVHTPHRDKARGTARSLDVVAESGIRPEFVVIDHLNEVTVEAVKDAGCWAGFSIYPDTKMSPPRMVEILKEYGLDRTLVNSAADWGRSDPLLTVRTAEAMRAAGFTYDDVDRVLWRNPAEFYGQSGRLDLTDLKPAEGTYEGSSILRGGS, from the coding sequence ATGCGGATCTTCGACCCGCACATTCACATGACGTCGCGGACGACGGACGACTACGCGGCGATGGCGGCGGCCGGGATCGTGGCGGTGGTGGAGCCGGCCTTCTGGCTGGGGCAGCCGCGGACCGGGCCGGGCTCGTTCGCCGACTACTTCGACTCGCTGGTCGGCTGGGAGCCGTACCGTGCCTCGCAGTTCGGGGTGCGGCACCACGCGACGATCGCGCTGAACCCGAAGGAGGCCAACGATCCGCGGTGCCGCCCGGTGCTCGACCTGGTGCCACGCTATCTGGCCAAGGACGGTGTGGTCGCGGTCGGCGAGATCGGCTACGACTCGATGACCGCGGACGAGGACGACGCGTTCACCCGGCAGCTGGCGATGGCGGTCGAGGCCGGCCTGCCCGCGCTGGTGCACACGCCGCACCGGGACAAGGCCCGCGGCACCGCACGCAGCCTGGACGTGGTCGCCGAGTCCGGCATCCGGCCCGAGTTCGTGGTGATCGACCACCTGAACGAGGTCACGGTCGAGGCGGTCAAGGACGCGGGCTGCTGGGCCGGCTTCTCCATCTACCCGGACACGAAGATGTCGCCGCCGCGGATGGTGGAGATCCTCAAGGAGTACGGCTTGGACCGCACGCTGGTGAACTCGGCCGCGGACTGGGGTAGGTCCGACCCGCTGCTGACCGTCCGCACCGCGGAGGCGATGCGCGCGGCCGGGTTCACGTACGACGACGTGGACCGCGTGCTGTGGCGCAACCCGGCCGAGTTCTACGGCCAGTCCGGGCGCCTTGACCTGACAGACCTGAAACCTGCCGAGGGTACGTACGAGGGCAGCTCGATCCTGCGGGGAGGCTCCTGA
- a CDS encoding EboA domain-containing protein has product MTIEVLRVALRDVSGRAWLDDAEAAVRRDPAAIGRLFPAVGRHTGRDGLPGVPGWTVDAAARATLLATLLETPGGPGEIAELYRYGDSREKLAIIAACAILPDAPDEHVLPLLRDALRTNDTRLVAAALGPVADRLDDDTWRQGVLKCVFMGVPLTAVHALRDRADDGLADMLAALAEERAAAGRDFPADASALLTDLRRRGPVPQ; this is encoded by the coding sequence ATGACGATCGAGGTGTTGCGGGTCGCGCTCCGCGACGTGTCAGGGCGGGCCTGGCTGGACGACGCGGAGGCCGCGGTGCGCCGGGATCCCGCGGCGATCGGGCGGCTCTTCCCCGCCGTGGGGCGGCACACCGGCCGGGACGGGCTGCCCGGTGTGCCGGGCTGGACCGTGGATGCCGCCGCCCGCGCCACATTGCTCGCCACGCTCCTCGAAACGCCCGGCGGCCCCGGTGAGATCGCGGAGCTGTACCGCTACGGCGACTCGCGGGAGAAGCTGGCGATCATCGCCGCGTGCGCGATCCTGCCGGACGCGCCGGACGAGCACGTGCTTCCGCTGCTGCGCGACGCGCTGCGCACGAACGACACCCGCCTGGTCGCGGCCGCGCTCGGCCCGGTCGCGGACCGGCTGGACGACGACACCTGGCGGCAGGGCGTGCTGAAGTGCGTATTCATGGGCGTCCCGCTGACCGCGGTGCACGCCCTGCGCGACCGCGCCGACGACGGGCTCGCCGACATGCTGGCCGCTCTGGCCGAGGAGCGCGCGGCGGCCGGCCGCGACTTCCCGGCGGACGCATCAGCACTACTTACTGACCTCCGCCGCCGCGGCCCGGTGCCGCAGTGA